A single window of Martelella sp. NC20 DNA harbors:
- a CDS encoding CHAD domain-containing protein — protein sequence MSFTLDPDRPFDAAVRKVVVSQLEDAIRMLKKQPAGIHEAIHDARKKFKRVRGLYRLIRPAAKDFAREENARIRDLAKTLSADRDAAALIECARYLRLNAADGNADMALARLEAVLIARRDATALSDDALQKKAKAAVGACREAIAAVEKQDFDERKPEKAIAKAWRKQLAAAHVAVMAARAEATDENFHELRKEAQTYWMFCSLVAPVWPTALKAKRSDAKALADLIGHEHDLSVMLVLLGGPDAPELPEEARRICRDQALTLRSRLRRQAVKAARKVFDDEAEIESAIVKTLWRKRGWQGQG from the coding sequence ATGTCATTCACGCTCGACCCCGACCGTCCGTTCGACGCAGCGGTCAGGAAAGTTGTCGTCTCCCAGCTTGAGGACGCGATCCGCATGCTGAAGAAGCAGCCGGCCGGCATCCATGAGGCGATCCACGACGCCCGCAAGAAGTTCAAGCGGGTGCGCGGCCTCTACCGGCTGATCCGTCCCGCCGCGAAGGATTTCGCGAGGGAGGAAAATGCCCGCATCCGTGATCTGGCGAAAACGCTTTCGGCCGACCGGGACGCGGCCGCGCTGATCGAGTGCGCCCGTTATCTCCGGCTGAACGCGGCCGATGGAAACGCCGATATGGCACTGGCCCGGCTGGAGGCGGTGCTGATCGCGCGGCGTGATGCAACGGCGCTATCCGACGACGCGCTGCAGAAAAAGGCGAAGGCGGCGGTCGGCGCCTGCCGGGAGGCGATCGCGGCGGTCGAAAAGCAGGATTTCGACGAGCGAAAACCGGAAAAGGCGATCGCCAAGGCCTGGCGCAAGCAGCTCGCCGCCGCGCACGTCGCCGTCATGGCGGCGCGGGCCGAGGCGACGGACGAGAATTTCCACGAACTGCGCAAGGAGGCGCAGACCTACTGGATGTTCTGTTCGCTTGTCGCCCCCGTCTGGCCGACAGCCCTCAAGGCCAAGCGCTCCGACGCCAAGGCGCTTGCCGACCTCATCGGCCACGAGCACGACCTGAGTGTCATGTTGGTGCTGCTCGGCGGTCCCGATGCCCCGGAGCTTCCCGAGGAAGCCCGGCGGATCTGCCGCGATCAGGCGCTGACGCTGAGGTCACGGCTTCGCCGGCAGGCGGTGAAGGCCGCCCGCAAGGTGTTCGACGACGAGGCCGAAATCGAGAGCGCGATCGTCAAAACGCTCTGGCGAAAGCGCGGCTGGCAGGGGCAAGGCTGA